One Candidatus Methylacidithermus pantelleriae genomic window carries:
- a CDS encoding shikimate kinase translates to MSTIAPRMLDRVPSHPNRHPLRHLVLVGMMGAGKTTVAEALSRGYGLVLYDIDQWIEKEEGRSISRIFSESGEAYFRRKEMEILDRILALPPGVIATGGGTFVGETNREKLLKNGLVVYLEASAQALWERAKNADRPLLQGGKASFESFQRILQARTPFYDKAHHRVWVEGRSPESVAGEVWELYWANEGSLP, encoded by the coding sequence ATCGCGTTCCCTCCCACCCCAACCGCCATCCCTTACGCCATCTGGTGCTGGTGGGAATGATGGGAGCCGGTAAAACAACGGTAGCAGAAGCGCTGAGCCGAGGCTACGGGCTTGTCTTGTACGACATTGACCAATGGATTGAAAAGGAAGAGGGACGATCCATTAGCAGAATCTTCTCGGAGAGCGGGGAGGCATATTTTCGACGGAAAGAGATGGAGATTTTGGATCGTATCCTGGCGTTGCCCCCCGGTGTCATCGCCACGGGAGGAGGGACTTTTGTAGGGGAGACGAATCGAGAAAAACTTTTGAAAAATGGCTTAGTCGTCTATCTAGAAGCCTCAGCCCAGGCTCTTTGGGAGAGAGCAAAGAACGCGGATCGCCCCTTGCTTCAGGGAGGCAAAGCTTCGTTTGAATCTTTTCAACGGATCCTCCAGGCTAGAACTCCCTTTTACGACAAGGCTCACCATCGAGTGTGGGTCGAGGGGCGTTCGCCGGAATCGGTCGCTGGTGAAGTTTGGGAGCTTTATTGGGCTAACGAAGGTAGCCTGCCTTGA